The following are from one region of the Silene latifolia isolate original U9 population chromosome 9, ASM4854445v1, whole genome shotgun sequence genome:
- the LOC141600638 gene encoding uncharacterized protein LOC141600638, giving the protein MDKEHFKDVLRDYCVQEGFYLVVVKSEWNRYTADCATVIDCGWRIHASVLPDESTWAIKSIRCPDHGCAGVRTNNPMANCVWVAKKMIEYIRANPVISAQSIKDLLMKRYGLEMASSSVYKMKEIALREINGGHDESYKLLCQYVEMIKLTNPGSIAHCSGTYMGNPEKTLQFKSIFISFQAQFVGLIRGCRSLIGVDGAHLKGNHGGVLLSAVALVGNNEMFPVAIAVVEAENKDSWCSFFTFLKQCVAESGRTNWTIIYDRQKGVEPALDMVWPDAYRRFCARHLCKNFKQQYPGLLLYKLFWMVVNATSEYTFKRALEQVVQHGGNGCARWFLDLGDKEQWTKHKFNPELSCEDNTSNFVESFNSTLGVRRTNPVLSLLEGIRRMTMVRNAARQIAAQSWPDEGVCPNILKRLKELQKELRLCYAHASGNGEVEVQDGGFHFPVSLIMRTCLCGQWQISGIPCKHAMRAILEAKRNPKDYVNDWFSVKRYKEAYGLSIHPIADKAQWPVFDVPYLEPPILRRSIGRPSRNRRREPREEQKKGKRSVTVKCTKCGCFGHNKKTCKGGYTAKQKQELQGKFSKKPAHQGLSKAYTSNFASLNDLETIIMGSASTSTQPQVRRGRKRKTTA; this is encoded by the exons ATGGACAAAGAGCACTTTAAAGATGTTCTCAGAGACTATTGTGTTCAAGAAGGTTTTTACTTGGTGGTTGTGAAGTCTGAGTGGAATAGGTACACCGCGGATTGTGCCACCGTGATCGATTGTGGTTGGAGGATACATGCTTCAGTCCTTCCCGATGAAAGTACTTGGGCCATTAAGTCAATTAGGTGTCCTGACCATGGATGTGCTGGTGTGAGAACAAATAACCCTATGGCTAATTGTGTTTGGGTGGCTAAGAAAATGATAGAATATATAAGGGCCAACCCAGTCATATCTGCACAGTCAATTAAAGACTTGTTAATGAAAAGATATGGATTGGAAATGGCAAGTAGTTCAGTGTACAAGATGAAAGAAATAGCATTGAGGGAAATCAATGGAGGACATGATGAGTCCTATAAGCTACTTTGTCAATATGTTGAAATGATAAAACTGACTAACCCAGGGAGTATTGCACATTGTTCGGGAACATACATGGGTAATCCAGAGAAGACTCTCCAGTTCAAGTCAATCTTCATATCTTTTCAAGCTCAGTTTGTGGGGTTAATTAGAGGCTGCAGGAGTTTGATAGGGGTTGATGGTGCACACCTCAAAGGAAATCATGGGGGTGTATTATTATCTGCAGTAGCCCTTGTTGGGAACAATGAAATGTTTCCTGTTGCAATTGCAGTAGTTGAAGCCGAAAATAAGGATAGTTGGTGTAGCTTCTTTACATTCTTAAAGCAATGTGTAGCTGAAAGTGGTAGGACAAATTGGACAATAATTTATGATAGGCAAAAG GGTGTTGAGCCAGCCTTGGACATGGTTTGGCCCGATGCTTACAGAAGGTTTTGTGCTCGACATTTATGCAAGAATTTCAAGCAGCAATATCCTGGATTATTATTGTACAAACTATTTtggatggttgtaaatgcaacaTCAGAGTACACATTCAAGAGAGCTTTAGAGCAAGTTGTTCAACATGGAGGAAATGGTTGTGCAAGATGGTTTCTTGATTTGGGGGACAAAGAACAATGGACTAAGCATAAATTTAATCCAGAACTTTCATGTGAAGATAACACAAGCAATTTTGTTGAGAGTTTTAATAGTACTCTTGGAGTACGTAGAACAAATCCAGTTCTAAGCTTACTTGAAG GTATCAGAAGAATGACAATGGTAAGGAATGCTGCAAGACAAATAGCAGCTCAATCATGGCCTGATGAAGGAGTCTGTCCAAACATATTAAAAAGGTTGAAAGAGCTCCAAAAAGAGTTAAGATTATGTTATGCCCATGCAAGTGGAAATGGTGAAGTTGAGGTTCAAGATGGCGGATTCCACTTTCCCGTCTCTTTGATTATGAGGACCTGTTTATGTGGTCAATGGCAGATTAGTGGGATTCCCTGCAAACATGCCATGAGGGCAATTTTAGAGGCAAAAAGAAATCCAAAAGACTATGTTAATGATTGGTTTTCTGTGAAGAGGTACAAAGAAGCTTATGGGTTGTCCATTCACCCCATAGCTGATAAAGCACAATGGCCTGTTTTTGACGTTCCTTACTTGGAACCTCCAATCCTAAGGAGATCCATTGGTAGGCCATCAAGAAATAGAAGAAGAGAACCAAGGGAGGAGCAAAAGAAGGGCAAAAGGTCTGTAACTGTCAAGTGTACAAAGTGTGGGTGCTTTGGACATAATAAAAAGACTTGCAAGGGTGGATACACTGCAAAACAAAAGCAAGAACTTCAAGGAAAGTTTAGTAAGAAACCGGCACATCAAGGGTTAAGCAAAGCATACACTTCTAATTTTGCTTCATTGAATGACTTGGAAACAATAATTATGGGAAGTGCATCAACATCAACTCAACCACAGGTAAGGAGAGGAAGGAAAAGGAAGACTACTGCCTAA
- the LOC141602467 gene encoding protein LIKE COV 3-like — MGTRERERDLELLIPVSVPPLAITNGVHPKDSTPPSPSSLSSSSYHHSGKEACFKVLRSWASKKFMSGSVILLPLAITFYITWWFIHFVDGFFSPIYSHLGINTFGLGFVTSITFIFLVGVFTSSWLGASVLQLGEWFIKKMPLVSYIYSASKQISAAISPDQNSQAFKEVAIIKHPRAGEYALAFITSTVTLHSSLGEQELHCVYVPTNHLYLGDMFLVSPKDILRPNLSVREGIEIVISGGMSIPQILTTVDAQILRRDRDDDFSGIPV; from the exons ATGGGAACGAGAGAACgggaaagagatctagaactatTAATCCCAGTTTCAGTTCCTCCATTGGCAATCACTAATGGAGTTCATCCCAAAGATTCTACACCGCCTTCTCCGTCTTCTTTATCTTCTTCCTCTTACCATCACTCTGGCAAAGAG GCATGTTTTAAAGTCCTGCGTAGCTGGGCTTCCAAAAAATTTATGTCTGGAAG TGTGATCCTTCTACCGTTAGCCATCACCTTTTACATTACTTGGTGGTTTATTCATTTCGTGGATGGATTCTTCTCACCAATTTACAGCCATCTTGGAATAAACACATTTG GTCTCGGCTTTGTAACCTCCATAACATTCATCTTTTTGGTTGGAGTATTCACGTCATCATGGCTAGGAGCTTCTGTCCTCCAGTTGGGGGAATGGTTCATAAAAAAGATGCCCCTTGTGAGTTACATTTACTCCGCCTCCAAACAGATCAGTGCCGCTATCTCACCTG ATCAGAATTCTCAAGCATTCAAAGAAGTAGCGATCATAAAGCATCCTCGGGCAGGAGAATATGCACTGGCATTTATCACGTCGACAGTTACACTACATAGCAGCTTGGGAGAACAGGAGCTTCACTGTGTTTATGTACCCACAAATCACCTTTATTTGGGAGACATGTTTCTTGTTAGCCCTAAAGATATCTTGAGGCCTAACCTCTCCGTTCGTGAAGGAATAG AAATAGTCATCTCTGGAGGAATGTCCATACCTCAGATACTAACAACAGTAGATGCGCAGATTTTACGCAGAGACAGAGATGATGATTTTTCTGGAATACCAGTCTAG
- the LOC141602468 gene encoding sulfite exporter TauE/SafE family protein 3-like isoform X1: protein MSSYQHLWPDLELGWKIVVGSIVGFLGAAMGSVGGIGGGAIFVPMLILIIGFDPKSSAAVSKYIIMGTAGATVYYNLRLRHPIHNNMPLIDYDLALLFQPMLMVGISIGVAFNVIFADWMITTLLIFIFLGNSVRSYIKGVEAWKKETMAKQETDAKLQEFRGHDEHSEEMSVQPFVKNKNLTGQVPQSSVEAEKETARLLENGHIVDSKTVLRNPEIWRNESLLLYNIKWKQLALLVFVWIAFFAVQIAKTHLVNCSFNYWMLNSVQVVVGSSVAIYEAVSLYRGTTAITMSGKDIPEWTISKLLVYFFSGILAGTVGGLLGIGGGTILTPLFLELGIPPQVASATSAFSMLFSSSMSVVEYYILKRFPIPYSSYLFSVAVIAAFTGQHVVQKIIGVIGRTSIIIFVLAFSIFVSALCLGAVGIYHMIYKLEHHEFMGFESMCH, encoded by the exons TTGGAGGGATTGGAGGGGGCGCCATCTTTGTTCCGATGCTTATTTTAATCATCGGCTTTGATCCAAAATCGTCCGCTGCTGTTTCTAAAT ATATAATCATGGGAACTGCTGGTGCAACAGTATATTACAATCTAAGGCTGAGACATCCCATACACAATAACATGCCTCTCATTGACTATGACTTGGCTCTGCTCTTTCAACCTATGCTTATGGTTGGTATCAGCATCGGCGTTGCTTTCAACGTTATCTTTGCAGATTGGATGATCACAACTCTGTTGATCTTCATCTTCTTAG GTAATTCAGTGAGATCTTATATAAAAGGTGTTGAGGCATGGAAGAAGGAGACAATGGCGAAACAG GAGACTGATGCCAAGTTACAGGAATTTAGAGGACACG ACGAACATTCTGAGGAAATGTCTGTGCAGCCTTTTGTGAAGAACAAGAACCTCACAGGACAGGTGCCCCAGTCTTCTGTAGAAGCAGAGAAAGAGACAGCACGTCTACTCGAGA ATGGGCACATTGTTGATAGTAAAACAGTCTTAAGAAACCCTGAGATTTGGCGCAACGAG AGTCTCCTGCTCTACAATATTAAATGGAAGCAGCTCGCGCTTCTCGTCTTCGTTTGGATTGCTTTCTTTGCAGTTCAGATTGCAAAG ACTCACTTAGTAAACTGCTCGTTTAACTACTGGATGCTAAACTCGGTGCAG GTAGTAGTTGGGTCATCAGTAGCAATATATGAAGCAGTAAGCTTATACAGAGGGACGACAGCGATAACAATGAGCGGAAAAGACATCCCAGAATGGACAATCTCTAAACTACTTGTCTACTTCTTCAGTGGGATACTGGCTGGTACTGTTGGGGGTTTGCTTGGTATTGGTGGCGGAACCATCTTAACTCCTTTGTTTCTTGAACTCGGTATTCCACCTCAG GTGGCAAGTGCAACATCAGCTTTCTCAATGTTATTCTCATCTTCGATGTCCGTTGTAGAATATTACATCCTAAAGAGGTTCCCAATCCCATATT CGTCGTATTTGTTTTCAGTAGCGGTAATTGCAGCGTTCACCGGACAACACGTAGTACAGAAGATAATAGGAGTAATAGGAAGAACATCTATCATAATATTTGTCCTGGCATTCTCCATTTTTGTTAGTGCCCTTTGTCTTG GTGCGGTGGGTATTTATCACATGATATACAAGCTAGAGCATCACGAATTTATGGGGTTTGAGAGCATGTGTCACTAA
- the LOC141602468 gene encoding sulfite exporter TauE/SafE family protein 3-like isoform X2 has product MSSYQHLWPDLELGWKIVVGSIVGFLGAAMGSVGGIGGGAIFVPMLILIIGFDPKSSAAVSKYIIMGTAGATVYYNLRLRHPIHNNMPLIDYDLALLFQPMLMVGISIGVAFNVIFADWMITTLLIFIFLGNSVRSYIKGVEAWKKETMAKQETDAKLQEFRGHDEHSEEMSVQPFVKNKNLTGQVPQSSVEAEKETARLLENGHIVDSKTVLRNPEIWRNESLLLYNIKWKQLALLVFVWIAFFAVQIAKTHLVNCSFNYWMLNSVQVVVGSSVAIYEAVSLYRGTTAITMSGKDIPEWTISKLLVYFFSGILAGTVGGLLGIGGGTILTPLFLELGIPPQVASATSAFSMLFSSSMSVVEYYILKSVVFVFSSGNCSVHRTTRSTEDNRSNRKNIYHNICPGILHFC; this is encoded by the exons TTGGAGGGATTGGAGGGGGCGCCATCTTTGTTCCGATGCTTATTTTAATCATCGGCTTTGATCCAAAATCGTCCGCTGCTGTTTCTAAAT ATATAATCATGGGAACTGCTGGTGCAACAGTATATTACAATCTAAGGCTGAGACATCCCATACACAATAACATGCCTCTCATTGACTATGACTTGGCTCTGCTCTTTCAACCTATGCTTATGGTTGGTATCAGCATCGGCGTTGCTTTCAACGTTATCTTTGCAGATTGGATGATCACAACTCTGTTGATCTTCATCTTCTTAG GTAATTCAGTGAGATCTTATATAAAAGGTGTTGAGGCATGGAAGAAGGAGACAATGGCGAAACAG GAGACTGATGCCAAGTTACAGGAATTTAGAGGACACG ACGAACATTCTGAGGAAATGTCTGTGCAGCCTTTTGTGAAGAACAAGAACCTCACAGGACAGGTGCCCCAGTCTTCTGTAGAAGCAGAGAAAGAGACAGCACGTCTACTCGAGA ATGGGCACATTGTTGATAGTAAAACAGTCTTAAGAAACCCTGAGATTTGGCGCAACGAG AGTCTCCTGCTCTACAATATTAAATGGAAGCAGCTCGCGCTTCTCGTCTTCGTTTGGATTGCTTTCTTTGCAGTTCAGATTGCAAAG ACTCACTTAGTAAACTGCTCGTTTAACTACTGGATGCTAAACTCGGTGCAG GTAGTAGTTGGGTCATCAGTAGCAATATATGAAGCAGTAAGCTTATACAGAGGGACGACAGCGATAACAATGAGCGGAAAAGACATCCCAGAATGGACAATCTCTAAACTACTTGTCTACTTCTTCAGTGGGATACTGGCTGGTACTGTTGGGGGTTTGCTTGGTATTGGTGGCGGAACCATCTTAACTCCTTTGTTTCTTGAACTCGGTATTCCACCTCAG GTGGCAAGTGCAACATCAGCTTTCTCAATGTTATTCTCATCTTCGATGTCCGTTGTAGAATATTACATCCTAAAGAG CGTCGTATTTGTTTTCAGTAGCGGTAATTGCAGCGTTCACCGGACAACACGTAGTACAGAAGATAATAGGAGTAATAGGAAGAACATCTATCATAATATTTGTCCTGGCATTCTCCATTTTTGTTAG